The DNA region TTCGCATCCCCGGATGAGTGCAGTTCGATATCTTGGTACACAAATGGCTCCTCGGAAACGTCGATTGGCGAGCTGGTTATGCCATTTTCAAGTAGTAAAGTAGCACCCAACAAACTGTTACTATTTGAATCAACGTTCCTAAAATAACTCAATTGAGCCGTCACAATCCAGCCAGCATTCGAATTTGTACGATCAGAAACTTGAATAAATGGTTTCTTTCTATCCATTCTTACTTCAATATTTTCGTGTGCAACTTCTCTAGTAGGAAAACTAAATGAAGGCACATAATCTAAAGTCAAATCCCCAGTTTCCCCAGACGGTTCATCTTCCGGGTTGGTTATTTCTTCAGATGGATTTTCAGGATCTAATATGGGCGGTGAGCTATCAACAGGCGGTAAAAAAGCTACTGATACCTCAGTTTGATCACTATCAGTTGTGGATTGACCTGGTTCATCCGGATTTGACGGTTCATCATAGTCTTCCGGTAGATAACCAAAATCGAGCGTGGTCAAATTCCCACGAAAATCTAATAAATCCAAATTTACTATACCCTTATCAACCACCATTTTAAACTGGTAGGAATCGGCTGGTATACGCATATTTAATCCTTCGATATCAATAATAAATTTAAACTTATATAAACCTATTAAAGTGAGATTTAAGGATTGATCTAGATTGGCATAAACAAGATTATTTGTTGTATCAAATAGTAGCTGATCCCCTGCAATCGTGCCTCTAATTGGAATAAATCCTAGTAACGGCGCTGGTAAGGAATATTCTAAACGAATATTATTACGAATATCAGAATGATTTAAGATGCTAGATAATGATGAAGGCAGCTGCATTTGAGGTATCATTCGAGTACCCAAATCTAACTCAACACCTTTTCCTCCTTCTATCCAAACAGTTAAATCACCATCTTCGTATGAAGAATGGGTCGTTGCACCACCAATTAATCCAACATCCACAGCTTCAACTTCTTGAAGCAGCAAACTAAACCATAAAATTAAGCAAGTTAAAACAGAACAAAACAAATGAACTATATTTCGTTTCATATTTTTTTGTTTGTGCACTCGTTCACCCCCTCCCAATTGACCTTTAACGACAATTGTATTTTACATTTAATGACATATAATGTAAAATCATTTTAATAAAAATTAAATATTTTAATTTCTATGAGGCTTAAGGTTGGGGAGATAATTTAGAATGTTTAAAAAAATAAAAATATTATATATCATTTCGATATGCTTAATATTCTTTCAATTTCAAAATAATATTATGACAATTAAAGCGGATGAAAGCTTGTTAACATGGGAAAATATGTCTTCAAATTCTGATTCAAATACTACTAATGGAAAAATAAGCATAACGAATAAAAGTGAAGATTATTCATCTTCTACTATCACGCTTCCAAACGATGTGCAAGCTGATTTGACAGATTTACCGGATGGCATTACTTTTGATTCGAAACAAAATTCGTTCTTAATTGATTGGTCTAAAGTCCAATCTAAATCGTCGACAATGGAACTGACTATT from Aerococcus urinaeequi includes:
- a CDS encoding WxL domain-containing protein; the encoded protein is MDVGLIGGATTHSSYEDGDLTVWIEGGKGVELDLGTRMIPQMQLPSSLSSILNHSDIRNNIRLEYSLPAPLLGFIPIRGTIAGDQLLFDTTNNLVYANLDQSLNLTLIGLYKFKFIIDIEGLNMRIPADSYQFKMVVDKGIVNLDLLDFRGNLTTLDFGYLPEDYDEPSNPDEPGQSTTDSDQTEVSVAFLPPVDSSPPILDPENPSEEITNPEDEPSGETGDLTLDYVPSFSFPTREVAHENIEVRMDRKKPFIQVSDRTNSNAGWIVTAQLSYFRNVDSNSNSLLGATLLLENGITSSPIDVSEEPFVYQDIELHSSGDAKPIMYAEPGAGSGTWLARWYDSDLEGNSNGDVYLNVPQGSAQVGRQEATITWTIQNTPNVSE